In Akkermansia muciniphila, the DNA window CTGAAGGAGGAGACGCCGCCCATGACGGTCAGCGTGGCGGAGATTGCCCGCAGCGTGCCGTTCTGGCTGTTTTTCGCCTGTGAGCTGAAAAAGCAGGTGGAGGAATTGCAGGGGCACGGCATTACCAAATACTGCTTTACCGGAAGGAAGGAATGCGTGATGGCGCTCCAGGGCAGGAAGCGGTGGGACCGTTCCTGCCAGACCCTGCTGGAAGACCTTGATTTCCTCCTTTCCCGCTATGAGGAGCAGGAAAGGAACCATTGACGGGAAGGTTTACAGGAACCTGATTTCATGCTGCTTCCGTTCCGGCATGCGCTTGAGCTGTACGGTTGGCGTGCCCAGTACAAGGGCCTGATGGACCGCCTGGCCTTTCGGCAAATCCAGGGCGCGGAGAAGCGGCTTGTACTTGAAAACCCTGCATCCCAGGACCAGGCCGCCCATGTAGCAGCTCCCCAGCCCCCGCGCGGTCAGGGCCAGCATGACATTCTGGGAGAGGACCGTAGCGTCTTCCCTCGCGGTTTGTGACGCCGGGCCGGTCAGCAGGAGCAGGGCCGGAGCTCCGTACAGAACGGGGTCTTCCCCCCGCTCCGCCGCCCGTCTGCGCAGAGGCTGCGTGGCGCTTTCAGAGAGTACGGCCTCGTAATCCTGCGTGGCCATGAAGAGGCGCCCCAGAAAGCGGGTGACCGGGGAACCGGCCATCCTTTCCAGTTTGTCGTACATGCGCAGGAGGGCTTTTCTGACGCTGGAAAGGGTATCCGGGCCTTCCACCGCCGTCAGGCCGATGCTCTGGGCGTTCAGGCCGGACTGGGAGTATTCCGCCGCGCGGCGCAGGACGTTCCACGTTTCTCGGCTGACGGGGTCCGGTTTGAAATGCCGCACGCTCCTGGTTTTCATCAGCAGGTTCAGCACTTCCGCTTCGCCCGGAACGGGGCCTATGAGTTCCGTGCTTTTTACTCCGGAGTGGGTAATGGCCTGCCGCGGGCAGACGGCTACGCAATGGCCGCAGCCGATGCAGTATTGTTCCGCCGCCCCTTCCAGGGAATCAAAGCCGCAAAAGCGGGTGAGGAAGCAGGCTTTTTCACATAAATGGCAGTGGATGCACTTGTCCGGGTCAATGGTCAGTTTCATGTTTGTATGTACTGGAGTTCCCGCCAGCATAGGAAGGCAGGGAGTTTTTGACAAGTAGGCACTATTTTGTAATATAGTGTCAAAAAAGATACTGCAACGATGAAAAAGCCTTCATCCTCCTACCGTTGCCCCTGCGGCGTCACGCTTTCCCTGATCGGCGGGAAGTACAAGATTGTCATCCTCTGGCACCTTTACCAGAAGGCTCCCGTGAGGTTTAACGAGCTGCACCGCCTGATCCCGGAGGCCACCACCAAGATGTTCACCCAGCAGCTCCGGGAACTGGAGGCGGACGGATTAGTGGAACGCAAGGTATATCCCGTCATTCCGCCCAAGGTGGAATATTCCCTGACGGCCTTCGGCAGGAGCGTGCTGCCCGTACTGGAAGCCATGAATGAATGGGGCGCGGCCTACCTGGCCGCACGGGGGGAGTAGCCGCCGTTACAGGTGTTTTGGCGCGGGACCGTTGATGATCTTGCGGGCGCGGGTCAGGGCGGCGTCAATATTCTCGCAAATGTTGTAGCGTTTCAGTTCCCGGTAAAAGGGCGCGTGGCGGATGACATCCAGCGGCTGCGGCTGCACGCCGCAGACCAGCAGGGTGGAGCCGTGCTCCCGGCACTGGTGGCAGAAGTCGGAAAGAACGTTCAGTCCGGTGGCGTCCAGCGCGGGAACCAGGCGCATGCGCAGAATGACTACCTTGGTATCGTGCTCCAGCGTTTCCAGCACCTGGTCCTTGAACTGTTCCACGGCGCCGAAGAAGAAGGGGCCTTTCACGTCAAAAACTTCCACGCCTTCCGGGATGTTGAGTTTGGCGGCGGAACGGTTGCCGTCGTCTTCCTCGTCATTGTCCAGCAGCTCGTTTTTAATGGCGGAAACGTCGCTGATCTGGGCCATGCGGCCCATGAAGAGCAGGGCGGCAAGCACCACGCCCACCTCCACGGCTACGACAAGGTCCACAAAGACGGTCAGCAGGAAGGTGATCACCAGCACCGCCGCATCCTGCCGCGGCCCTTTCAGCAGGCGGCTGAACGTGTGCATTTCACTCATGTTGTAGCACACCACTGTCAGGATGCCCGCCAGCACGGCCAGGGGAATCTGCTGCGCGTACTGGGCAAAGGCCATCAGGATGGCAAGGAGGGTCACC includes these proteins:
- a CDS encoding nitroreductase family protein — encoded protein: MKLTIDPDKCIHCHLCEKACFLTRFCGFDSLEGAAEQYCIGCGHCVAVCPRQAITHSGVKSTELIGPVPGEAEVLNLLMKTRSVRHFKPDPVSRETWNVLRRAAEYSQSGLNAQSIGLTAVEGPDTLSSVRKALLRMYDKLERMAGSPVTRFLGRLFMATQDYEAVLSESATQPLRRRAAERGEDPVLYGAPALLLLTGPASQTAREDATVLSQNVMLALTARGLGSCYMGGLVLGCRVFKYKPLLRALDLPKGQAVHQALVLGTPTVQLKRMPERKQHEIRFL
- a CDS encoding winged helix-turn-helix transcriptional regulator — encoded protein: MKKPSSSYRCPCGVTLSLIGGKYKIVILWHLYQKAPVRFNELHRLIPEATTKMFTQQLRELEADGLVERKVYPVIPPKVEYSLTAFGRSVLPVLEAMNEWGAAYLAARGE